ACAACTCATTGCCAATGGGCAAATTGCGACACAATATGTTGATTTATCTGGTAGAGCAACTAATGAATTTATTTATAACCCTAATGGTTCAAGCCTAGCCATAGAAGGTATTTGTCAGCTGATGGCAGAATTTTAGGAAAAATGGGGCATTCCGAGCGCTATTCTGAAGGAACATTCAAAAATATTTCTGGTGATAATGACCAAAATATTTTTGTTAATGGTATCAATTATTTTAGATAGCTTAATGCTAATGGTAAGAATCAATTGCTAAGAACAAATGTCAAATAACATTATTTTAGTTGTATAAAAACTCATATAGGAGCAAAAATGAAAGTAGGAATTATCTTCGGTAGTCAATCTGACCTAGAAGTAATGCAGGGAGCAGCAAATTGTCTTAAACAATTTGGTGTGACATACTCAGCTCACGTATTATCAGCACACCGTGTGCCTGAATTACTGGTTGAAAAACTAGCTGAATTTGAACGTGAAGGCTATGGTGTTGTGATTGCAGGTGCTGGACTTGCTGCTCACTTATCTGGCGTTATTGCATCTAAAACCACTTTGCCAGTTATCGGTGTACCGATAAATGCTGCTCTTGACGGTTTAGACGCATTACTGTCTATTGTGCAAATGCCAAAATCAATTCCTGTGGCTACTGTGGGGATTAATAACTCCTATAATGCTGGTATGCTTGCGGTACAGATATTAGCAACAAACAATGCTGAATTACAAACTAAATTGCAAGATTTCAGACAACAAATGAAGGCTGATTTTAAGCAAAATATGAATGTAGAACTATAACCATTAATTATTTTATCCAAACGATAGAAAAACAATGAAAACAGAATTTATTTACGAAGGCAAAGCCAAACAAATTTATGCAACCAGTAATGCTGAGCAAGTGATTATTTTTTACAAAGATGATGCCACGGCTGGTAATGGTGCAAAAAAAGGAACAATCAAAGATAAAGGCGTACTCAATAACCAAATTACTACAATAATTTTTAAATTGTTGGAAGAAAATGGTATCAAAACGCACTTTATTGAAAAATTAAGCGATCGTGAACAGCTATGCCAAAAAGTTAAAATCTTTCCTCTAGAAGTCATCGTTAGAAACGTAATTGCAGGTTCAATGGCAAAACGAGTGGGTATTACCGAAGGTACAAAACCAAATAATACCATTTTTGAAATTTGCTATAAAAATGATGAATATGGCGATCCATTGATTAATGATCACCACGCTGTCGCATTAGGTTTAGCAACTTATGAAGAACTTACAAAAATTTATGACATTACCGCAAAAATTAACGAGTTACTAAAAACAAAATTCGATAAACTCGGCATTACCCTTGTTGATTTTAAAATTGAGTTTGGTAAAAATACTGATGGCGAAATTGTTCTTGCCGATGAAATCACCCCTGATACCTGTCGTTTCTGGGATAAAGAAACAGGTAAAAAATTGGATAAAGACCGTTTCCGTCAAGATTTAGGCGATATTGAAGATGCCTATTTGGAAATTTTTCAGCGTTTAGCAAAATAAAAAGAATATGAAAAAATTAGCAGAATTAAGTAAATCAGAATGGTATGACCTTGCACTTGCTGTTTATGCCCTTTCTCGTAGTGATACTTCTTCTTGGAAAGAACTTTCTGATGATTTACAAAATACTGATGTGGGTAAATTATGCCAACGATATTTAAAAACTCGTGATTATAAACATATAGATATGGCAGGTCAGCTTATGATAGGCAAACACTGGGAAATAGCATTTGGAAGAATGTTTTAAACATTTTATTGTAATAAGTATATTACGAATTTATTAAGTTGAAATTAACAAAGTGGAGAAAAAATGACCACAAGTACATACAAACAAGCAGGCGTAGATAAAGAAGAAGGCTACAAAGCCGTTGAGTTGATGAAACAAAAAGTGCAAAAAACGCATAATTCATCAGTGCTAACAAACTTGGGGAGTTTTGGGGCGATGTACGCCTTAGGAAACTATAAAGAACCCATTTTAGTATCAGGCACCGATGGTGTAGGCACAAAATTAGAAATCGCTTTAACGCAGAAAAAATACGATACGGTCGGTATTGATGCTGTGGCGATGTGTGTTAATGATATTTTATGTCACGGTGCAAAACCACTGTTCTTTTTAGATTATTTGGCGTGTGGCAAATTAGAGGCTGAAGTTGCCGCTGAATTAGTATCAGGCATTTCTGATGGCTGCTTACAAGCTGGAGCAGCTTTAATTGGTGGAGAAACTGCTGAAATGCCAGGATTTTATCAAATTGGTGATTACGATATTGCTGGATTTTGTGTCGGTGTCGTAGAAAAATCACAATTGATTAATGGTGATAAAGTATGTGTTGGCGATAGTATTATTGCCTTACCTTCTAGTGGTTTTCATAGTAATGGTTTTTCTCTGCTACGCAAAATTTTTACCGATTATAATGAAGTTATTGAAGACAAAAGTGTAAGTGATTGGCTACTAACTCCAACCAAAATCTATGTGAAGCCGATTTTACAACTATTAGAAAAGTTTGATATTCACGCAATGGCACATATTACTGGTGGTGGTTTGATTGAGAACCTACCTCGTTGTATGAATAAAGACTTATCACCTGTAGTATTCAAAAATAACATCACTCCGCTATGGCAATCACTACCACTCTTTGCCGAAGTACAACAACGAAGCAATATCAGTGAAGATGAGATGTTTGGCACTTTTAATATGGGTGTAGGTTTTACCCTTGTGGTTAATCCTAATATGGCTGATGATGTTATTGATTATTTAGCCAGCATTGGCGAACCTGCTTATGTGATTGGACATATTGAACAAGGGGATAATCAATTGTGTCTAAAATAACATCTAAAAATTCTGTCAAAATTGCTGTTTTAGTCTCTGGTGGCGGTAGCAATATGATGCAATTAATTAAACATAAAATTGCAATCGATTGCGTTATTGCAGATAGAAGTTGTAAAGCTACCGCTCTCGCTGAACAACACCATATCACCACTTTTCAGGTAACAAGAGAAGATTGTTCACAGCAAATTTGTGAAATTTTAGCTACACGCAAAATTAATTTAGTGGTACTGGCTGGATTTTTATCTATTTTAGATAAAGACCTCACTGACTGCTATACCGTCATTAATATCCACCCTTCGCTACTACCTAAATATGGTGGGCTTGGAATGTATGGCTTAAATGTGCACAAAGCTGTCTTCGAAAGTGGTGATACCATCAGCGGTTGCACTGTGCA
This DNA window, taken from Pasteurella skyensis, encodes the following:
- the purM gene encoding phosphoribosylformylglycinamidine cyclo-ligase, with translation MTTSTYKQAGVDKEEGYKAVELMKQKVQKTHNSSVLTNLGSFGAMYALGNYKEPILVSGTDGVGTKLEIALTQKKYDTVGIDAVAMCVNDILCHGAKPLFFLDYLACGKLEAEVAAELVSGISDGCLQAGAALIGGETAEMPGFYQIGDYDIAGFCVGVVEKSQLINGDKVCVGDSIIALPSSGFHSNGFSLLRKIFTDYNEVIEDKSVSDWLLTPTKIYVKPILQLLEKFDIHAMAHITGGGLIENLPRCMNKDLSPVVFKNNITPLWQSLPLFAEVQQRSNISEDEMFGTFNMGVGFTLVVNPNMADDVIDYLASIGEPAYVIGHIEQGDNQLCLK
- the purE gene encoding 5-(carboxyamino)imidazole ribonucleotide mutase, with product MKVGIIFGSQSDLEVMQGAANCLKQFGVTYSAHVLSAHRVPELLVEKLAEFEREGYGVVIAGAGLAAHLSGVIASKTTLPVIGVPINAALDGLDALLSIVQMPKSIPVATVGINNSYNAGMLAVQILATNNAELQTKLQDFRQQMKADFKQNMNVEL
- the purN gene encoding phosphoribosylglycinamide formyltransferase; translated protein: MSKITSKNSVKIAVLVSGGGSNMMQLIKHKIAIDCVIADRSCKATALAEQHHITTFQVTREDCSQQICEILATRKINLVVLAGFLSILDKDLTDCYTVINIHPSLLPKYGGLGMYGLNVHKAVFESGDTISGCTVHYVNEGIDTGDIIAQREVDISNASSVEEIAKLVLEKEWVLLPMVVKDLIKYSFT
- the purC gene encoding phosphoribosylaminoimidazolesuccinocarboxamide synthase, coding for MKTEFIYEGKAKQIYATSNAEQVIIFYKDDATAGNGAKKGTIKDKGVLNNQITTIIFKLLEENGIKTHFIEKLSDREQLCQKVKIFPLEVIVRNVIAGSMAKRVGITEGTKPNNTIFEICYKNDEYGDPLINDHHAVALGLATYEELTKIYDITAKINELLKTKFDKLGITLVDFKIEFGKNTDGEIVLADEITPDTCRFWDKETGKKLDKDRFRQDLGDIEDAYLEIFQRLAK